In Streptomyces rapamycinicus NRRL 5491, the genomic stretch CCCGGGTACGGAGATCGAGCCGACGCTGGCGGCGCTGGGCTGGTCCGCGGACGACCTGGACCCGGCCCTGCCCCCGCATGTCGCCTTCGCGGGCAACGACCACCTCGTCCTCGCCGCCGCCACCCGCGAACGGCTGGCGGACCTCGACTACGACTTCGACGCGCTGGATGCGGTGATGCGGCGGCGCGGCTGGACGACGGTGCATCTGGTGTGGCGCGAGACGGCGGACGGCACTACCGGGAACGCGGCCTTCCACGCCCGCGATCCGTTCCCCGTCGGCGGGGTGGTCGAGGACCCGGCCACCGGCGCCGCGGCCGCCGCCTTCGGCGGATATCTGCGGGTACTCGGCCTGGTCGACGGCCCGGCCAGGATCCATATCCGCCAGGGCGAGGACATGGGCCGCCCCAGCGACCTCCTGCTCGACATCGCACCCGACGACCCCCGGGCGCGGGTCAGCGGCCAGGCCGTCCCGATCCCGGAAACCGAGCGATGAACGGTCCCGCGGACCGTGTGAGAAGGGGAACGGTGTGATGAAGACGCGCTACTACCACCTGCCGCACCTCACCGGCGTGGACGCCCTCCGGCTGGACGAGCGCGAGGTGCCCGCCCCCGGGCCGCGCGAGGTGCTGGTCCGGATGCGCGCCTGGTCGCTCAACTACCGGGACCTGATGATCGCGTCGAACACGTACGGACGAGCCCTGAAGCCCGATGTCGTACCGCTGTCGGACGGCGCGGGCGAGGTGGTGGACGCCGGTTCCGAGGTCACCCGGTGGCGGGAGGGCGACCGGGTCGCCGGGATCTTCATGCCCGGCTGGCTCTCCGGCCCGCCCGCCGCGCGGAAGACGGCGGGCGCACTGGGCGGCCCGGCGGACGGGGTACTCGCGGAGTACGTCCTCTTCGACCAGGAGGCCCTGGTCGCCGCCCCCGCGCATCTCGACTTCGCCGAGACCGCGACCCTGCCGTGCGCCGCGGTGACCGCATGGCACGCGGTGGCGGTCACCGGTGGGCTCGCCCCCGGCCAGACGGTGCTGACGCTGGGCAGCGGCGGAGTGTCCCTGTTCGCCCTGCAGTTCGCCGCGCTCGGCGGGGCGCGGGTGCTGGCCACCTCCAGCGACGACGCCAAACTGGAGCGGCTGCGCTCGCTCGGCGCCGCCGACGGCGTCAACTACGCGCGCACCCCCGACTGGGGCCGCGTGGTGGCCGAGGCGACCGACGGTGGTGTCGACCACGTCGTGGAGGTGGGCGGCGCGGGCACCCTGCCGCAGTCGCTGGAGGCCGTACGCGTCGGCGGGCGGATCAGCCTCATCGGCGTACTGTCCCGGGACGGCGGGGCCGACCCGTCCTCGGTGCTGCTCAAGGGGGTCACGCTGCAGGGGATGTTCGTGGGCAGCCGCGAGATGTTCGAGCAGATGAACCGCGCGATCGAGCACCACCGACTGCGCCCCGTCGTCGACCGCGCCTTTCCGTTCGCCGATGCGCCCGCCGCGTACCGGTACTTCGCGGGGCGGGGGCACTTCGGGAAGGTGGTCATCACGGACGGGTGACGACGCTCTCGAAAGCTGGTGTCAACGCCCCGCCTCCGCCGCCCCCGCGGCGTCCGTCGCGGCCTGGACGAGGTTCCCCTCCAGGCGCTCCAGGGTGCGTAGGGCCGCGTCCCGCTCCTCACCGGAGAGGCCCGCCGTCGACATGTCCTCCAACTGGCTCCAGATCCGCTCGACCTCGCGGCGCAGGGCTTGGCTGGCCACCGTGGGTTCGATGATCGTCGCGCGCTTGTCGGTGGGCGAGGGGCTGCGGCGGACGAAACCCGCCTGTTCCAGGCGCCGGACGGTACGGGTCATGGTGGCGGCGTCGGAGTCCAGCAGCCGCACCAGGTCGGTCTGCCGCTGCGGGCCGAGCTCCCACAGATGCATCATGACCAGCTCCTGGCCCGGATGCAGGCCGATACGGCGCAGCAGCTGTCCGGCGAGCATGCGGTGCAGCCGGGCCAGGCGGAAGATCGCGTGACTGACCGGCCCGCCACCGGCCGCGGTCGGCACCGGGACAGTGGCCTCCTGCCCCGTCACCGCAGGCCCCTTCCCGGCCTCCGGCGTGGAGTGCGTCATCTCATCCTCGCTTTCCTGCTTGGGCAGGGTAAGCGTACCTCCTGAGCGGCACCCTCGCCGGGGTCCGCAGCCATCGATCCCCATATGGCCAGGTAGAAGCATGTAACCCACCTCACACTCAACGCCAGGAATGGCTCCACGGCATTTACTTGTTCGGCTAGGTGATTTACTTGTTCAGACAGGCATCACCCACCCCAAGGCCCAAGGAGGAGCCATGACCACCCCCTTCGATCCGATCGTCCTGGGCGGCAAGCACCTGGCCAACCGCGTCGCGATGGCGCCGATGACCCGCAGCCGCGCCTTCGGGCCCGGCGCGGAGCCGACGGAGCTGATGGCGACGTACTACGCGCAGCGCGCCGGCGCCGGGCTGATCGTCACCGAGGGCATCCAGCCCTCTCCGGTCGGCCAGGGCTACCCCGACACCCCCGGCCTGCACACCCCCGGGCAGGTGCGGGCGTGGCGAACCGTGACCGAGGCCGTGCACCGGGAGGGCGGCGTGATCTTCGCGCAGTTGATGCACACCGGGCGGGTCGGACACCCGAGCCTGCCGCCCGACGGACTGGTGCCGGTGGGGCCGTCGGCGGTGGCCGCCACGGGCCAGGTCTTCACCCATGAGGGGCCGAAGGACTTCGTGACGCCGAGGGAACTGAGCGAGGCGGACATCCGGCAGACCATCGCCGACTTCGCCGACGCGGCCCGCAACGCGGTCGAGGCCGGGTTCGACGGAGTGGAGATCCACGGCGCGAACGGCTATCTGATCCACCAGTTCCTCGCGCCCAACTCCAACCTGCGCGCGGATGGCTGGGGCGGCGACACCGAGGGCCGGATCCGCTTGGCCGTCGAGGTCACCACGGCCGTGACCGAGGCGATCGGCAGCCACCGGGTCGGCCTGCGGATCTCGCCCGGGAACCCGTACAACGACATCGCCGAGGACACCCCGGACGAGATCTACCTCGCCCTGCTGGACCGGCTCGCCGCTCTGGACCTGGCCTATCTCCACCTGCTGGAAGGGCCGAACCGGGAACTGACCGCGCGGCTGCGGAAGTCGTGGCCGGGCCCGTTCATCATCAACCCGTTCACGCACCCCGACGCCACCGGGCCCGAGGCGCTGAAGCTGATCGAGGACGGAACCGCGGACATGGTCGCCTACGGGGCGCTGTTCCTGGCCAACCCCGACCTGCCCAGGCGGCTGGCTGCCGGGGGCCCGTTCAACACCCCCGACAAGGCAACGTTCTACGGCGGCGACCACCGGGGCTACACCGACTACCCGGCCCTCACCACCTGATCGGCACGCCCAGCAGTCATGGGTCCGCTACGGGAGCCCGTGCAGCTTGGCGATCAGCCGCCGCAGCAGGGCCACCCGGTCGCTGCCGCGCGGCCGGCAGTCCTCCAGACGCCGGACGACACCCCGCGGCACGTCCTCGACCCCGACGGCGTCCACGACCTTGTCGAGCGCGTGGATGCCCCAGTACTGGCTGAAGGCGAGCGGCTCCCTCACGACGGCGTCCGTGAGGGCGGCCAGCGCGTCCGCGTCCGGCACCGCGTACAGCCGCGCGTACGCGGCCAGGCGCAGACCGCCGTCCGGCGAGGTGAGCCAGCCGTCCAGGTCGGGGTCGGCGACCCGCTGGGTGGCGCGCACCAGCCGGGCGAAGATGCCGTTCATGCGCTGCGTACGGGCGGACCCGCTGAACATCGACGTACGGACCTCGAGGTATTCGGCCGCCAGCCGGCGCACATCCGTCAGCGCCGTGGCGCCGCCGTCTGCCTCGGGCCCGTCGTCGCCGCTCCCCACGAGAGCGGCGTCGGCGATCCGCTCGGCCGCCTCGATGCGCCGCTCGACCGCCTCCTTGAACTCCAGGCGCACCCCGCCCGGCAGTTCGATGCTGGTGAGCAGATCGCGCAGCCACGGCACGACGGCGACCACCAGGAGCGCCACGGTGACGTTGTCTATCTTCAGATCCGGCGCCAGCACATGCGTGACGGCCACCGCGATGGCCACACAGCTCACCACGGACGCGACGACGAACCGCCGCCGCCCGGCCCGCCCCGAATACCCCTGGCCCTCCCCGGGCTCCCCCTGCCTCATGCGCCCCAGCATGCCCCAACCGGGCCCGACTCAGGCGGGGTACGCGTGTCCCGCCCGGCGGCAAACCCCGTCCGGCCAGACATCCGCTACAGCCATTACCAGGAAGCGCGGTCATGACTGACCTCAAGTGGCGCAAGTCCTCCTTCAGCACGGACGTCGGCGCCCACTGCATGGAACTTTTCACCACCTCCGACGGCATTCGCATACGCGAGAGCGATGAGCCCGAAGCGGTGATCCGTACGCCCCCCGCCGCGCTCGGCGTCCTCATACGTGCCATAAAGACTGGCCGCCTCGACCGCGCCTTCCGAGCGCGGGCCGGATTTCAGGTGCAGGCATCGTCTCGCGCGCTTCGCGCGATTGAGCAGCGGGGCAGGGGGCAGGGGACGCAAGGCGCGTTGCCGACCGCCGGGCCGGTGGGGGCTTGCGCCGCGACGGCAACCGCGCCCGGTGGCCGATGCCAATCCGGAGCGCGGCCCGGCGGGACGGCCCCTCCGGGTGCCCCCTCCGAAAATACTTGATCTGAAGCAACTACCTTGTCAAAGGTTTTCGGGAGAGGTACCGCCCTGCGGCGTCGAGTACGACGGTGGACCGTCCAGGCACGGCTGATGGGTGGTCCAGCGTCGCAGTGGATACGGAGTCCGGCGGTCCGGCGACGGGCCTCGCCCCCCGCACACGGATTCCGCCACCGGCGGCCGCTCCCACCGGCCCGGCGACCGGCGGTCGACCCGCGCCCCCGCCCCCTGCCCCGCTGCTCAATCGCGCGAAGCGCGCGAGACGGCGCCGCACCCGGCCCATGCGCCGCACCCGACCCATGCGGCACCCCCGCCGGAGGCGGCCCGTCGGGCGAGCCGGACGGCCCCAGGCCGACAGGACGGCGCTCCGGCTACGCGGCGGGCAGGGGCCACGCCCCCGAGGGATCGCCAAGCCACACCCGGTGGCATCGGCCGTGACCGTCAGACCGAAGTCGAACAGCCCCCCGCTTCTTCGCCCGCGTCCTGGACCTCACCGGCACCCCGCCGGACGAGGCGGTGTACGTGGGGGACCACCCCGCGAACGACATCCGCCCGGCAAAGGCGGCGGGACTGCGCGTCGCGCATCTGCGGCGCGGGCCGTGGGGCCATCTGTGGTCCGGCACCGCGGAGGCGGCCGCTGCCGACTGGCAGATCGACTCGCTGCACGATCTCGTGCGGCTCGCCACCGGATGACGCAAGCGGCCCCGCCGCGGCAAGGCCGCTCGCTGCCGACTACAACCTCATGTACTGGCTCATCCGCCCAGGAGCCGCGCAGCACTGGCAACGGATCCGGCAGGTGCAGACGCTCGGTGCGGGCCGCCTTGAGACGTCGTACATCGGTGTTCCGCTCATTGACGGGATCAGCGGGCCGTATCTGCATTGGCGCGTTCCGCTCGGGCCGGAGCGGTGTCTCACCGACGCCAATCGGCTTCGCGAGGCGCTGGTTCGGGCGGTCGTCGCCGAGCTCGGGATCGGGGAGGGGGACGACCTGTGACCCACGACCGTTCAGCCGCCCAGCAGTCGCTCGCGGCAGTGCACGGTATCGAGATGCCGGACGCGGACACGTTGACCGGGCCCCAGCTGGAGGGCTGGGACTGTGCGCTGTGTGGGCGGCGGTTGATCGCGGATCAGTTGCTCGGGACGGTCGCGTGGACCTGTGGCAGTGTGGCGGAGCCAGGTCACGCCGGATATGCGTGGGTCTGGGTGGCCTTCAGCGTGGCCCAGACCGTGCGGCCCGGGTGGAGGGACAGTTCGGCTACCGCCGCCGTCGTGAGGTCGGCCAGGAGGGGGAGTTCGCCGGTGAGGTCGACGCGGATCTGGTCGCCGTGGGACTCCATACCGGCCACCTCCAGCCGCCACAGGTTGCGCGCACTGGACTCGGGGCGGTCGCGGTGGAGGGTGACCGCGGCCGGTGGGAAGGCGACGAAGACCGGGCCGGTGAGGTCCTCGGTGGTGGTGATGGTGGTGCCGCCGTCGAGCGTCACGGTGTGGCCGTCGGCGCGGCCCTGGTAGAGGTTGAGGCCGACGAGGCTGGCGATGTAGTCGGTACGGGGGCGGCGGGAGATGTCCGCCGGGGCGCCCTCCTGGACGGTACGGCCGTCCTCCACGACCACGAGCCGGTCGGCCAGCACCATCGCGTCGAGCGGGTCATGGGTGACCAGGACGGCCACCGCCTCGAAGTCGGCCAGATGGCGGCGGAGTCCGGCGCGCACGTCGAGGCGGGTGCGGGCGTCGAGCGCGGCCAGGGGCTCGTCCAGGAGCAGCAGCCGGGGGCGGGTGGCCAGGGCGCGGGCGAGGGCGACCCGCTGGGCCTGGCCGCCGGACAGGGCGCGGGGTTTGGCGCCCGCGCGGTCGGTCAGGCCCATCCGGTCCAGCCAGTCGGCCGCCTGCGCGCGGGCCTCCGCCTTCGGCACCCCGTGGCAGCGCGGGCCGAAGGCCACGTTGTCGAGCGCGGTGAGGTGCGGGAAGAGCAGATAGTCCTGGAAGACGACGCCGACCGGGCGGTGTTCGGGCGGTGTCCGCAGCCGATGCGACGGCTCCTCCAGGGTCCGGCCGTCCAGCCGCAGCGCGCCCTCGGTGAGCGGGGTGAGTCCGGCCAGGGCGCGCAGCGCGGTGGTCTTGCCCGCGCCGTTGGGCCCGAGCAGGGCGACCACCTCGCCGGGCGCCGCCGACAGTCGTAGATCGAGCCGGAAGTTGCCCCGGTCGACGACGAGCCGGGCGTCGAGGCCGTCGGTGTGCGGCGTGGCCTCCTCGGTGGGGGAGGTGTCCGTGTTGGTCATGAGGCGGCCATCCAGCGGTCGCGCAGCCCGGCCAGGACCGCGATGGAGACGGCGAGCAGGACGAGGCTGAGCGCGATCGCGGCGGCCGGGTCGCTCTGGAGGGCGAGATAGACCGACAGCGGCATCGTCTGCGTACGGCCGGGGAAGTTGCCCGCGAAGGTGATCGTGGCGCCGAACTCGCCCAGCGCCCGCGCCCATGCCAGCACCGCCCCGGCCGCCACACCGGGCGCCACCATCGGCAGGGTGACGCGCCGGAACGCGGTGAAGCGCGAGGCGCCGAGCGTGGTAGCGGCCTCCTCGTAACGCGGATCGGCCGCCCGCAGCGTGCCCTCGACGCTGATCACGAGGAACGGCATCGCCACGAACGCCTCCGCGACCACCACCCCCGCCGTGGTGAACGGCAGCGTCACGCCGAACGCCGAGTCCAGCCACCGGCCCACGATCCCGTTACGGCCCAGCGCGAGCAGCAGCGCCACACCGCCCACCACGGGCGGCAGCACCAGCGGCAGGGTCACCAGGGCGCGCAGCAGCCGGCGGCCGGGGAAGCGGGCGCGGGCCAGCAGCCAGGCCAGGGGTACGCCCAGGACCAGCGCCACGGCGGTGGCGGCGGTCGCGGTGATCAGCGAGAGGCGGAGCGCCTGCCACACCGCGACGCTGGTCAGCTGGTCGGGCAGGCTCCGCCAGGGCGCACGGACCAGCAGCGCGACCAACGGAAGCACCAGGAAGACCAGGCCCGCGAGGGCGGGGAGCAGGAGCGGCAGCGGGACGCCCGCGCGGAGGCGGGGGGTGCCCGCGCGGAGGCGGGGCGTGCCCCAGCGTCGCCCTTTGCTACCGCTCAGAACCTCCCGGGGGCCGGTTACCTCCGCTGGCTCGGCCTCGGCGTTCCGCTCCGTCACGGCTTGAGGAAACCTGCCTGGCCGAGCACCTTCTGGCCCTGTGCGGACTTCACCAGGTCGATGAAGGCCGTGGCCGCCTCCGCGTTGGGGGCGTTCTTCAGCGGGGCGATCGGATAGTCGTTGATGGCCTGCTTCGACTCGGGGAACTCCACGCCCGCGACCTTGCCGCCCGCCGCCTTCACATCGGTCTTGTAGACGACGGAGGCGTCGACCTCCTTCAGCTGCACCTTGGTCAGCGCGCCCTTGACGTCCTGCTCGTACGAGACGGGCGTGAGCTTGAGCTTGGCCGCGGTCAGCGCCTTCTGGGCCGCCGAGCCGCACGGCACCTCCTTGGCGCACAGCGCGACCTTCAGCCCGGAGCGGGTGAGGTCCTTGAGCGTCTTGATCTTCTTCGGGTTGCCCTGGAGGGTCGCGATCTCGAGCTGGTTGCGGACGAAGGTGGCCGGGGTGCCCTTCGCGTCCTTGGCGTCGGTGACGGTCTTCATGGTCTTCGGGCTCGCGGCGGCGAAGACGTCGGCGGGCGCGCCGGACGTGATGCTGGCCGCGAGGGCGTCGCTGCCGCCGAAGTTGAAGGAGACCTTGGTGCCCGGGTGCTCCTTCTCGAAGGTCTTGCCCAGCGCGGTGAAGCTCTCCTTCAGCGAGGCCGCCGCGAACACGGTCACCGTGCCGGACAGGTTCTCTGAGGAGGAACCGGAACCGGAGCTGGACTTCTTGGAGGAGTCGTCGGAGTCACCGGAGGAGCAGGCGGTGAGCGCCACCACGGCGAGCGCGAAACCGCCCACCGCACGGTAGGTCCAACGGACTCGGGGTCGGGATCCGGTAACGGAACGGGTCGTCATGGAGTCTGTCTCCGCCTCTCTGCCTCTGCCGCCTCTGCCACTGCCGCCCTCGGCGCGCGTGCTCACGGCGTTTCCACGACCACGTTGGTCGACTTGATCACGGCGACGGCCGGAACGCCCGGCTCCAGCTTCAGCTCCTCCGCCGACTCCCGGCTGATCATGGACACCACGCGGAACGGGCCCGCCTGGATCTCCACCTGCGCCGACACATCGCCGAGGATCACCTCGGTGACGATCCCCGAGAAGCGGTTGCGGGCCGAGGAGCCGGGGTGGTCGCGGTCCGTGCCGCCGGCGACCTCGCGGGCGAACGCGGCGAGCGCCGGGCCCGGGATGATCCGGCGCCCCTGCTCGTCCCGTTCGGCGGTCAGCCGTCCGCTGTCGACCCAGCGCCGCAGGGTGTCGACGCTGACCCCCATCAGGGCCGCGGCCTCACCGATCCGGTACGTATGCATCCGCCGATGGTAGCGCCGCATCTGCGAGCTGGTACATGGTGATCAGGTGGTATCCGTCCAACGATTCGGGTACGAAGGCTGGCATCTGCGCGAGGGGTGGGAGCTCAGGGTTCGTCGTCCGCGTCGGCTCCGGGCTCCTCGT encodes the following:
- a CDS encoding DUF397 domain-containing protein → MTDLKWRKSSFSTDVGAHCMELFTTSDGIRIRESDEPEAVIRTPPAALGVLIRAIKTGRLDRAFRARAGFQVQASSRALRAIEQRGRGQGTQGALPTAGPVGACAATATAPGGRCQSGARPGGTAPPGAPSENT
- a CDS encoding zinc-dependent alcohol dehydrogenase family protein; translation: MKTRYYHLPHLTGVDALRLDEREVPAPGPREVLVRMRAWSLNYRDLMIASNTYGRALKPDVVPLSDGAGEVVDAGSEVTRWREGDRVAGIFMPGWLSGPPAARKTAGALGGPADGVLAEYVLFDQEALVAAPAHLDFAETATLPCAAVTAWHAVAVTGGLAPGQTVLTLGSGGVSLFALQFAALGGARVLATSSDDAKLERLRSLGAADGVNYARTPDWGRVVAEATDGGVDHVVEVGGAGTLPQSLEAVRVGGRISLIGVLSRDGGADPSSVLLKGVTLQGMFVGSREMFEQMNRAIEHHRLRPVVDRAFPFADAPAAYRYFAGRGHFGKVVITDG
- a CDS encoding PhzF family phenazine biosynthesis isomerase — protein: MTPRTEPTKSATSVASTTPTAPTAPTASAPDVDVLRYSAFTTRPDGGNPAGVVLDAAAVADDDAAMTAIAARVGYSETAFITERDETARRYRLRYFSPLAEVAFCGHATIATAVALAERDGPGELVFDTASGEIRVETTADGDGPPRATLTSVPTRSRPADPGTEIEPTLAALGWSADDLDPALPPHVAFAGNDHLVLAAATRERLADLDYDFDALDAVMRRRGWTTVHLVWRETADGTTGNAAFHARDPFPVGGVVEDPATGAAAAAFGGYLRVLGLVDGPARIHIRQGEDMGRPSDLLLDIAPDDPRARVSGQAVPIPETER
- a CDS encoding ABC transporter permease; this translates as MSGSKGRRWGTPRLRAGTPRLRAGVPLPLLLPALAGLVFLVLPLVALLVRAPWRSLPDQLTSVAVWQALRLSLITATAATAVALVLGVPLAWLLARARFPGRRLLRALVTLPLVLPPVVGGVALLLALGRNGIVGRWLDSAFGVTLPFTTAGVVVAEAFVAMPFLVISVEGTLRAADPRYEEAATTLGASRFTAFRRVTLPMVAPGVAAGAVLAWARALGEFGATITFAGNFPGRTQTMPLSVYLALQSDPAAAIALSLVLLAVSIAVLAGLRDRWMAAS
- a CDS encoding MarR family winged helix-turn-helix transcriptional regulator, with the translated sequence MTHSTPEAGKGPAVTGQEATVPVPTAAGGGPVSHAIFRLARLHRMLAGQLLRRIGLHPGQELVMMHLWELGPQRQTDLVRLLDSDAATMTRTVRRLEQAGFVRRSPSPTDKRATIIEPTVASQALRREVERIWSQLEDMSTAGLSGEERDAALRTLERLEGNLVQAATDAAGAAEAGR
- a CDS encoding ABC transporter ATP-binding protein translates to MTNTDTSPTEEATPHTDGLDARLVVDRGNFRLDLRLSAAPGEVVALLGPNGAGKTTALRALAGLTPLTEGALRLDGRTLEEPSHRLRTPPEHRPVGVVFQDYLLFPHLTALDNVAFGPRCHGVPKAEARAQAADWLDRMGLTDRAGAKPRALSGGQAQRVALARALATRPRLLLLDEPLAALDARTRLDVRAGLRRHLADFEAVAVLVTHDPLDAMVLADRLVVVEDGRTVQEGAPADISRRPRTDYIASLVGLNLYQGRADGHTVTLDGGTTITTTEDLTGPVFVAFPPAAVTLHRDRPESSARNLWRLEVAGMESHGDQIRVDLTGELPLLADLTTAAVAELSLHPGRTVWATLKATQTHAYPA
- a CDS encoding alkene reductase: MTTPFDPIVLGGKHLANRVAMAPMTRSRAFGPGAEPTELMATYYAQRAGAGLIVTEGIQPSPVGQGYPDTPGLHTPGQVRAWRTVTEAVHREGGVIFAQLMHTGRVGHPSLPPDGLVPVGPSAVAATGQVFTHEGPKDFVTPRELSEADIRQTIADFADAARNAVEAGFDGVEIHGANGYLIHQFLAPNSNLRADGWGGDTEGRIRLAVEVTTAVTEAIGSHRVGLRISPGNPYNDIAEDTPDEIYLALLDRLAALDLAYLHLLEGPNRELTARLRKSWPGPFIINPFTHPDATGPEALKLIEDGTADMVAYGALFLANPDLPRRLAAGGPFNTPDKATFYGGDHRGYTDYPALTT
- the modA gene encoding molybdate ABC transporter substrate-binding protein; the encoded protein is MTTRSVTGSRPRVRWTYRAVGGFALAVVALTACSSGDSDDSSKKSSSGSGSSSENLSGTVTVFAAASLKESFTALGKTFEKEHPGTKVSFNFGGSDALAASITSGAPADVFAAASPKTMKTVTDAKDAKGTPATFVRNQLEIATLQGNPKKIKTLKDLTRSGLKVALCAKEVPCGSAAQKALTAAKLKLTPVSYEQDVKGALTKVQLKEVDASVVYKTDVKAAGGKVAGVEFPESKQAINDYPIAPLKNAPNAEAATAFIDLVKSAQGQKVLGQAGFLKP
- a CDS encoding TOBE domain-containing protein, with product MHTYRIGEAAALMGVSVDTLRRWVDSGRLTAERDEQGRRIIPGPALAAFAREVAGGTDRDHPGSSARNRFSGIVTEVILGDVSAQVEIQAGPFRVVSMISRESAEELKLEPGVPAVAVIKSTNVVVETP